TCAGCCAGGGGACTGGGGTTGTGAaacaggggtggggaggggtgggaaggggtcTGTTGGAGAAAGTTGGTCTGAATGGAGAGGAGCTCATTGGCTTGTTGAAATAGTGCcgcttgctgctgctgctgcttctgttgctgggcctgctgaaagaGGGATCCGTGGTTCTGCACCATGCTCTGAGGAGAACCCTGTTGCTCAGAGGATTCATCTTGAGATCCTCCCTggaacatgccgcactgcatgggGATCTGAGACTGGAACAGCTGGAGGTTCTCCAGgacctgctgttgctgctgctgctgctggagctgctgttgctgctgctgctgctgttgaatCTGATGCTGCTGAatttgttgctgctgttgtatttgctgttgttgttgcatctgttgttgctgttgcatttgctgttgctgttgtatttgctgttgctgttgtatttgttgttgctgttgtatttgttgttgttgatgctgttgtatttgttgttgctgctgcagtTGTTGCTGCTGTTGGAGCTGTTGTTGCCGTTGCTGCTGCTTGGTCATGGAGGTCTCTGACTGTAGTGGCAGGCTGCAGAAGCCCTTGGCCTGCAGTTGTCGCACCGCCTGCTCCAGCTGGGCCACCTCATCtgggggtaggaggggaagCTGGTGCTGTTGGGGGGCTGGATCTCCACACATGCGGCCCAAGGCCCCAGCACTGCTGCCTGGCCTGCCCTGCTGCAGCAGAGGATCTGCGGGCACGGGGAAGGAGCTGGGGGGTGCGATGTCCTGCTTCTGGATGGTGCTTAGCGCCTCTCCACTGGAGAAAACCGCTGCTTGGGAGTTGTCGGGGTCTCCTGTAGGCCGGAGCAGGGAGTTGGAGAACGGGCTACTGTTGGCCGGTAGACTGGAACTCATGTCCAGGGTTTGCTGGGCCGGGCACAACACATCCGAGGTCTGCTGGGAAGACATAACAGGGGTAAACGGTGGCACACTATAAGGAAAAACAAACGATTTCTTtaagttaaaaaaacaaacaatcagCACTGGTCTAACTGTCACCTTGAAAACTGCAGCTGGTTGGATGTTGCTAGAAACCTCCATTGGAGTgacctcttctctcttcacTAAAGGCAACATCGAGGGCATCAAGGCACTGTCGATAACTGTAGGATAAGAAGCCTTGTTTTAGAAAAATGAGGACAATCGCTGCATACACATTACGCACTTTGTACACTCAAATTCAGAGTTGCAATACAAATGGACTACCTTTCATTCGTTCATCGTAAGGACATGGTTTGACTGGAGAAGGAACCTCTTTCTtcacagacacatccacacTTATCCCTGCTAGATCAAACACAGACCAACAGGCAGGATGAGCACATCAATTATGTTATATATTAAACAGTATATTATAGTATATATttagtataggtcattatgtgtattagaggtctagtatattgtattgtatactattttgtatatttaggaggttattatttattattttagcttatcatatatgtaatctatgttctaagtacttatatgttatgttatgccaggttgctttgcgttgtcttgtcccaagaatttcagtgcccagtctaaccttgtgttgttctgtgtacctgacaacaaaagacttgaacttgtaaTTATAATTATATCATATAAGTATTACAAATGTTTCTACAGTAAGTCAAAAAGATCTAATTATTCTTCTTTTCACGTTCTGACTCGACTGTTTTGTTTTCAACTGTTCAAACTCTTCAACTGCTCAACAGCACAGTTTGAGTGGAGCAAGGGATCGTTTGTTATGTACAGGATACAGACATGCTCAATATACATATGAAAGGGTCCAGTGATTTTCTAGGTAGATGATTAACACTTCCATGTTTTGTTTCACAGTttttgttcccctctctctcccttccggcTAGCTCACTGGCAGTCCTTGCAACGGTTCTCAAAGGACTTTCAGGCAACTAGAAGTGATGAAGGACAATAGGACGGGGCAAACCCTGCCCTGTTCCTGACTCGACATGGTTTCCTGGTCTAAAGATCAAAAAGATCACACAAAGCACATTTACAGAAAGCTTGTACTTCTCCAATTGTGATTTCATCCCTAGACTTTCGAACCTCTGCAGCCAATGGGTCGACTGACCTGGGTCTGGAGTATAGGTAAAGGACTGGACATCGTGAGATCTTCCAGCATTGGTCACCACGTAAATCCCCACGCACACAGCGGAAGTGACGCTGGGGTTCTGGTATGGAGGAACCTTCACTATCAAGTGATTCTAAGGACGAGGACAAATTCAAATACATAGAGTCATCATTCAGCGTGCAACTACAGGCTCACATAGGCCTATtgtcaacaataacaacaacatgtAGGTGTGACAAACAACATTTGAGCTAACCAAAACCATAATAGGCTTTTATGGGAGTACATTTGCCATGATATAGCCAAGAGGAAGGATTCGACTGATGTGTGTAAGATACTTTAGCTAAACCTGATGACGCGGACTTGCCTAATTTGTGGCCGACTAGTCCAAGACATGAAATGCCATCAAGCTGCATTTGTGTAACATGCATGATAAATCAGAGTGATGAAGGCAGAGGACTAACACATCTGACAGAAGCTTTGATTACGTAATGAGCTCCCAAGGGTAAAGGTTTAGAGTGGACTGTTGAGACACCCTCATCGTGACCACTGGGGCTCGAAGGAATTAGGTCACAAAACAATGAGGCCACTCAGATCCTGAAGTGAGCAGCAATTTAATATGATTAAATCTAAACACCCATCAAATCTCTGCCGGCCCCTTGTATCTAATCACCTCATTAGACACTGTCATTAATCATCAGGCATCAAAATAGCCAGGGAACTGACAGATATACCTGATGAAACAGCTCCATGTCTATTTCAGCCTCTGCCTTCCAAGACTTGTCATCTGGAAGTTAAATATATTCAGGGTCAATGGTACGCTGGAGGAGTCACAACATTGAAATCAGCGTGAGAACAGGATTAGGCAATTCACCTGATACATTCTCCTGGAATACGACTTTGGTGTCTTTCAGGAAGTTCTTGCCGATGATGAACACCTCGTCCCCGCCCCTCACGCAACAGCTGTGGAGAGACTTCTTCAGGATCTCAGGCACCCCAGCAGGCTGGGCTgtgagacaggacacacacacacgccttttaGACAAGCTCAAACGCTGGCTGAGCTACCCCTCTATCCCCACATCTCAGGGGCCCAGAGCTGCTGGCATTCAGAGAAGAGCAGGATGCCAGCAGAAAAGCTTAAACCAATTGCTCCAGACTACCTTGTGATTTCTTGGAAGGCACATGGCTAATCTCTGGGAAACGGTAATTGTGTTCTAATTGCACTGCCGGGAAAATAAGGGTCCAATaaaacagagtgtgtgtaaaggtgtgtgtcctctcccgTTTGCACAATTTCTGATCGTTAACCAAACCTGAATAAAGCAAGAGCAGTTGGATTGGACCCCTGCAGGCCCACTAGCTCACAGGCTTTAGAAAGTCAACATAAACAAgtcctgactcctccccctcttccccagaTCCAGCTTTCACAGGGCTCCCTcatccgccctcctcctccccccccccccccccctcccccccccccaccacagacagaggcagacgcCACTGAAGATTCCTACTTTATATTTTCTGGCCAGATATTACCCTGGTCGAATTGCACTCCGGCTCTCTGTTAACAATGAAAGTACACAGTTCTCCTAATCCCACCAGCTAAGAAACTCTCTTACACCCCAAAGCTGTCTTTCCTGTTTtatataaaaacatttttttcattCTGCAACCAGCCACACCCCATACCCACAAGCAGGAACACATGACTCATTCCCAGGGGAGTCTTCACACAAACTCTTTAAATATTACATTCAACAGGAAAATGAGCTGCTGGGTTTTAGTCCTTACTTATGGCATGCTTGATTATCAGGATTCCGTTGGAAAAATCTGACAGTAAGATACATTGTGTACAGAATGGTAACAGTGTCACGGCTAACCCATCTCCTAGCCCTGGCTGGTGACTTGTGTCAGAGCTGGGCCCTGAGAAGCTGGTGGCCCTGGGAAGCTGGTGGCCGGGGGAAGCTGGTGGCCGGGGGAAGCTGGTGGCCGGGGGAAGCTGGTGGCCGGGGGAAGCTGGTGGCCGGGGGAAGCTGGTGGCCGGGGGAAGCTGGTGGCCGGGGGAAGCTGGTGGCCGGGGGAAGCTGGTGGCCGGGGGAAGCTGGTGGCGGATAAGGGGACTCACTgcagaggatgggggaggacgGGGTTTGGAGCGTGATCATGGTCCCGTCGGGCCGGGGGATGTTGACCCGGAACACCAGCCGGGCACGCGTGCTCTTCTTCTTGGAGCCGGCCACCCCGATGCGAGCCTCCACGTCAGCGTTACGAAGCTTTAGGATCCCCACGCAgtccaccctacacacacacacacacacacacacacacacacacaatcaggccTCCGGACTGACCCAGCCATTACCTGCTGCTCCAACAGCTTCCCTGCACAGTCCACTCGAAAAGGACAGACTCCATGTTCTCACAGCAGACAATAACAGACGCTCGTGATCGGGTACATACGCCAGGGTCATGCTGTTGCTGGGCTCCAGGGACACCTCTATGACCGTGGTGCCTTCGATGTCCACCTCCTTGCAGGCTGTGGTGTTGCGCCCCGTGACCCGGCACGCTTGGTAGAAGCCGTGAGGCTTGACGCGGCCCGTGTCGTTGGCCACAAACACCTGGAGCAGCACCGGCTCATTCACCCCCTcgagctggggaggagggaacacTAAACGTGCTTGGATTGGGAAAGACAACCTTCAGGTTTATCAACATTTTGGCCGAGAGATCATAACCTGGGATGTCATTTTGTAGATCTGATATAATGAGGCTATGCACGCATGTATTGTATTATGTATGGTTAGTAAGTAAGTCAACACAGGAATGCAAGATATGGGATACAATACAATTCTGCGTGTTTGATTAACTGCTGTGATTCTGAGTAAAGCGATTCAACAGGCTGCGAAGAATTGTTGATATAAAGATATAATGAAGAAATGCAAACAAAAAAAGCTATTGTTTGCCCAGTGATCATTTTAAAGTAAATAAGGCAACTGGCCTTCCTGATGAAATTCATGATAGAGTCAATATGTTCCTTTGTATAAGTGTTTGACATCTTACAAGATATCAGATTGACCTGCTGTTAATAAAAACCTCTCAGAAGTCAATCTAAATTACCTAGTTGCGGCACCTCTCAACTACTTCTCTACAAAACATCTGACAACATTAATCAATTCCAGAACTTATTCACGTTTACTCAATAGGGGGGTGTTTTGCAACAAAGGTCCAGTTGACACTGCTGTTTGCTTAGGGATAGATAAGGACACAAACACTGGGCTTCGTCTAAAATACCGATCCCTGTATATGGGGCTGTTTGTACAAACAAAGAATGGGGATGGTAGTGACCCAGATGTGAGCTGACCCTACCTTGATGGTGGGGAAGCCCTGCTGGGTGCGGTCCTTGACGGACCCGCGGCTGCCCTCCGTCAGGTAGCGAGCGCGGTGCTGTGTCTCCGGCTGCACCAGGATCTTCAGCTCCTTCCCTTCACTCTTCTGAGGGTACTGACACGACAGGATGCCTCCTTTCTGGATGGGCATCTGGGGCCCGTCCGGTGAGCTGCAAGAAAGAAACCAAAACAAATgcgtgctttaaaaaaaaaaaaaacggcaaCCGCTTTACCTTATTCCAACACTAATCTAACTACATGTGTTTCTGCCAATAACGTTTTCTCCTTCCTCTAGTTGTAATTGATGGGAGTATTATGTCACAACAACGGCCACGGCCCTTCAATCTACTTCTTTAACCCAAACACATCCAAAACCACTCCTCCAGCAGACTAGGTGCCATGCTAGGACACGCAGCCCGAGGCCTGACAACCAGGGCTGCTGACCTCCTGTAATGGACACTCACTCATGTTTACCAACTCGTTTTCTGGTGTTCTTTCATCTAAGCATACATAACCAGCCCCTCTGCTGACACCATGCTTCCTCTATGTTGGAGAGGACTTCACAGGACTTGTGTGTGCGAGGATGTCAGAGTCTCTGTGAGTGAgtaatggagtgtgtgtgtgtgtgtgtgtgtgagagagggagagggagtatgtgtgtggaaaGCACGGAGAGTAGTTGAGCTAGAGCAAAAAGGGCAAACTTTCTATAGTTGCCATAGTTTCCCCTGGGCGCACTCAGCAATGCAGAATTTGGAGGCCCGCGATCAACCGAGCAGAGTCCATCTGAAGCTCTCGGAGGACATTCAGACTTATCTTTTTATTCAAATCAACTCTGTTTTTTTCACTGCTTTTCAATGAGGCTCAGTGTGATTCATGGTGGCTCATCATTGTTTGTGTGGTGGTATCCTGTGCTTTCTTACTCTCTGATCTGCCCAGGGCTCCCCAGGCAGGAGAGATGAGCCATGGCTTTTTGTTTGTGGCTAGTACTGTATGGTGGGTTATGTTTACTCACACTTATTCTGGCTACGGGAATTACTGTGAAACCTAACTGACGGGCTTGTTAGTTTTTGGTCATTTGACTAGTGCCTGAATCATCTTTTCATTGGTAGTTTAAAAAGTAAAGTCAGCTATCGATGATATATGAGTTAGTGCTGTTGACCGACATACAGTATGACTACATTTCTGCTACACAATAGATTCAAATAGAGAACAGAAACTTTGCCACAGTGTCCGAGGATACATCTTTCAAGGTATAGATGAGCAAGAACAGGAAAGTAAAGTCTGCTGACCCGGGGAAATAACTATTCTATGTAAAAAGTCTACACGCTACGTTATTGCTTTCAACAGAGATGCATGAACGTCACCCACCTTCCTTTGGGGCAGGCCTTGCTGTCTGGGCCCAGCTGTGAGAGGACAAAGTGTGGCCCTTTGGCACTATCTGCGTCAAACACGTCCATGCTGGTCTCCTCCTTTGGGGCGTGCTTCGGACCGGGCCGCTGGCGGGGGGTGCGCTTGCGGGACTTGCGGGGGACCTCGGTGTTGTCGTTGTAGGAGCTGGAGCTGACGATGCTGAAGTTCGAGGCCGAGTCGTCCATCCAGATGCTGTTGCTCTGCTCAGAGTCCAGCGGCGGCTCCTCCTGGCACGACATGCGGCTGTCGTCAAACAGGTCCTCCGGAGGGGGCGAGATGTTCAGGACCGTCCGCCGCTTGGAGGGGGTCATCTGGTGATGCTGCTGGGCCTCCTGGGACGTCGGccctctcgctcctcctcctcctcctccactgacgGGTCCGGCCCCGCCTCCCTTCTCGCTGCCAGCCCTGCTGCCCCCGGCGCTCCGGCCGCCGCTCGCTCCACCCTCGGTGCCTAACATCTCCGTCACCCCTCGGCTGCAGCCAGCTTCCTCAGGGGAGGCGCCGCTGGTGTGAGAGGAGGTGTCCTCGCTGCCCGAGGTCGTGGAGAGCACGGTGGAGCTGGAAGAGGTGGGAAAAGCACTGCGGGGGCCTCCCATGGTCAGAGCAGAGGAGTTGGTGGTGGCATCTACAGTGTATACAATTGGAATTGTCAATAAAGGCATCT
The window above is part of the Osmerus mordax isolate fOsmMor3 chromosome 13, fOsmMor3.pri, whole genome shotgun sequence genome. Proteins encoded here:
- the nfat5b gene encoding nuclear factor of activated T-cells 5 isoform X1, with amino-acid sequence MPSDFISIFSADLDLNSPKSLYSKESVYDLLPRELQLPSSTQQNPAAMSQKSGGEAGPPPSAALASDATTNSSALTMGGPRSAFPTSSSSTVLSTTSGSEDTSSHTSGASPEEAGCSRGVTEMLGTEGGASGGRSAGGSRAGSEKGGGAGPVSGGGGGGARGPTSQEAQQHHQMTPSKRRTVLNISPPPEDLFDDSRMSCQEEPPLDSEQSNSIWMDDSASNFSIVSSSSYNDNTEVPRKSRKRTPRQRPGPKHAPKEETSMDVFDADSAKGPHFVLSQLGPDSKACPKGSSPDGPQMPIQKGGILSCQYPQKSEGKELKILVQPETQHRARYLTEGSRGSVKDRTQQGFPTIKLEGVNEPVLLQVFVANDTGRVKPHGFYQACRVTGRNTTACKEVDIEGTTVIEVSLEPSNSMTLAVDCVGILKLRNADVEARIGVAGSKKKSTRARLVFRVNIPRPDGTMITLQTPSSPILCTQPAGVPEILKKSLHSCCVRGGDEVFIIGKNFLKDTKVVFQENVSDDKSWKAEAEIDMELFHQNHLIVKVPPYQNPSVTSAVCVGIYVVTNAGRSHDVQSFTYTPDPAGISVDVSVKKEVPSPVKPCPYDERMKVIDSALMPSMLPLVKREEVTPMEVSSNIQPAAVFKQTSDVLCPAQQTLDMSSSLPANSSPFSNSLLRPTGDPDNSQAAVFSSGEALSTIQKQDIAPPSSFPVPADPLLQQGRPGSSAGALGRMCGDPAPQQHQLPLLPPDEVAQLEQAVRQLQAKGFCSLPLQSETSMTKQQQRQQQLQQQQQLQQQQQIQQHQQQQIQQQQQIQQQQQIQQQQQMQQQQQMQQQQQIQQQQQIQQHQIQQQQQQQQQLQQQQQQQQVLENLQLFQSQIPMQCGMFQGGSQDESSEQQGSPQSMVQNHGSLFQQAQQQKQQQQQAALFQQANELLSIQTNFLQQTPSHPSPPLFHNPSPLAEAQDPQGTLFHTQKTSPTQEQVQAALFQNTLTVLSGTSLSPEQPPSAPGLFLPQSTLPAQLGAGGSQQQQLAFLSALQTSAAEPQSVFQAQSQLSPIQQGTPMEQQQPSQPQAQPQPPQQGSMFQNISPHPPANTLSPSQLQQAGLLFCSNPLSTPEQPSSLLFSQAQMPPMSSSNLASQDSQNPSMLFSQASMVTVSQQEGSEPMAFQNQSSVVGNTQEPRQPGLFQEQQPMQLVPSSNRGPEQPVTLFMPQSNMATLQGGMANQDLPPTAIFTTQNGVTGLQTTTSSPVQQQGSMFQTAVGGNLSQPSQAQPPGLFLFGIQNECGQLINTPGNTLSDQIIAISQSGQDQRESDAQIQSLLDQSMSESRSMQSSMTASQNMEKIDDLLVSLQEQGNNLTRSY
- the nfat5b gene encoding nuclear factor of activated T-cells 5 isoform X2, whose translation is MPSDFISIFSADLDLNSPKSLYSKESVYDLLPRELQLPSSTQQNPAAMSQKSGGEAGPPPSAALASDATTNSSALTMGGPRSAFPTSSSSTVLSTTSGSEDTSSHTSGASPEEAGCSRGVTEMLGTEGGASGGRSAGGSRAGSEKGGGAGPVSGGGGGGARGPTSQEAQQHHQMTPSKRRTVLNISPPPEDLFDDSRMSCQEEPPLDSEQSNSIWMDDSASNFSIVSSSSYNDNTEVPRKSRKRTPRQRPGPKHAPKEETSMDVFDADSAKGPHFVLSQLGPDSKACPKGSSPDGPQMPIQKGGILSCQYPQKSEGKELKILVQPETQHRARYLTEGSRGSVKDRTQQGFPTIKLEGVNEPVLLQVFVANDTGRVKPHGFYQACRVTGRNTTACKEVDIEGTTVIEVSLEPSNSMTLAVDCVGILKLRNADVEARIGVAGSKKKSTRARLVFRVNIPRPDGTMITLQTPSSPILCTQPAGVPEILKKSLHSCCVRGGDEVFIIGKNFLKDTKVVFQENVSDDKSWKAEAEIDMELFHQNHLIVKVPPYQNPSVTSAVCVGIYVVTNAGRSHDVQSFTYTPDPAGISVDVSVKKEVPSPVKPCPYDERMKVIDSALMPSMLPLVKREEVTPMEVSSNIQPAAVFKTSDVLCPAQQTLDMSSSLPANSSPFSNSLLRPTGDPDNSQAAVFSSGEALSTIQKQDIAPPSSFPVPADPLLQQGRPGSSAGALGRMCGDPAPQQHQLPLLPPDEVAQLEQAVRQLQAKGFCSLPLQSETSMTKQQQRQQQLQQQQQLQQQQQIQQHQQQQIQQQQQIQQQQQIQQQQQMQQQQQMQQQQQIQQQQQIQQHQIQQQQQQQQQLQQQQQQQQVLENLQLFQSQIPMQCGMFQGGSQDESSEQQGSPQSMVQNHGSLFQQAQQQKQQQQQAALFQQANELLSIQTNFLQQTPSHPSPPLFHNPSPLAEAQDPQGTLFHTQKTSPTQEQVQAALFQNTLTVLSGTSLSPEQPPSAPGLFLPQSTLPAQLGAGGSQQQQLAFLSALQTSAAEPQSVFQAQSQLSPIQQGTPMEQQQPSQPQAQPQPPQQGSMFQNISPHPPANTLSPSQLQQAGLLFCSNPLSTPEQPSSLLFSQAQMPPMSSSNLASQDSQNPSMLFSQASMVTVSQQEGSEPMAFQNQSSVVGNTQEPRQPGLFQEQQPMQLVPSSNRGPEQPVTLFMPQSNMATLQGGMANQDLPPTAIFTTQNGVTGLQTTTSSPVQQQGSMFQTAVGGNLSQPSQAQPPGLFLFGIQNECGQLINTPGNTLSDQIIAISQSGQDQRESDAQIQSLLDQSMSESRSMQSSMTASQNMEKIDDLLVSLQEQGNNLTRSY
- the nfat5b gene encoding nuclear factor of activated T-cells 5 isoform X3, with the translated sequence MPSDFISIFSADLDLNSPKSLYSKESVYDLLPRELQLPSSTQQNPAAMSQKSGGEAGPPPSAALASDATTNSSALTMGGPRSAFPTSSSSTVLSTTSGSEDTSSHTSGASPEEAGCSRGVTEMLGTEGGASGGRSAGGSRAGSEKGGGAGPVSGGGGGGARGPTSQEAQQHHQMTPSKRRTVLNISPPPEDLFDDSRMSCQEEPPLDSEQSNSIWMDDSASNFSIVSSSSYNDNTEVPRKSRKRTPRQRPGPKHAPKEETSMDVFDADSAKGPHFVLSQLGPDSKACPKGSSPDGPQMPIQKGGILSCQYPQKSEGKELKILVQPETQHRARYLTEGSRGSVKDRTQQGFPTIKLEGVNEPVLLQVFVANDTGRVKPHGFYQACRVTGRNTTACKEVDIEGTTVIEVSLEPSNSMTLAVDCVGILKLRNADVEARIGVAGSKKKSTRARLVFRVNIPRPDGTMITLQTPSSPILCTQPAGVPEILKKSLHSCCVRGGDEVFIIGKNFLKDTKVVFQENVSDDKSWKAEAEIDMELFHQNHLIVKVPPYQNPSVTSAVCVGIYVVTNAGRSHDVQSFTYTPDPGISVDVSVKKEVPSPVKPCPYDERMKVIDSALMPSMLPLVKREEVTPMEVSSNIQPAAVFKQTSDVLCPAQQTLDMSSSLPANSSPFSNSLLRPTGDPDNSQAAVFSSGEALSTIQKQDIAPPSSFPVPADPLLQQGRPGSSAGALGRMCGDPAPQQHQLPLLPPDEVAQLEQAVRQLQAKGFCSLPLQSETSMTKQQQRQQQLQQQQQLQQQQQIQQHQQQQIQQQQQIQQQQQIQQQQQMQQQQQMQQQQQIQQQQQIQQHQIQQQQQQQQQLQQQQQQQQVLENLQLFQSQIPMQCGMFQGGSQDESSEQQGSPQSMVQNHGSLFQQAQQQKQQQQQAALFQQANELLSIQTNFLQQTPSHPSPPLFHNPSPLAEAQDPQGTLFHTQKTSPTQEQVQAALFQNTLTVLSGTSLSPEQPPSAPGLFLPQSTLPAQLGAGGSQQQQLAFLSALQTSAAEPQSVFQAQSQLSPIQQGTPMEQQQPSQPQAQPQPPQQGSMFQNISPHPPANTLSPSQLQQAGLLFCSNPLSTPEQPSSLLFSQAQMPPMSSSNLASQDSQNPSMLFSQASMVTVSQQEGSEPMAFQNQSSVVGNTQEPRQPGLFQEQQPMQLVPSSNRGPEQPVTLFMPQSNMATLQGGMANQDLPPTAIFTTQNGVTGLQTTTSSPVQQQGSMFQTAVGGNLSQPSQAQPPGLFLFGIQNECGQLINTPGNTLSDQIIAISQSGQDQRESDAQIQSLLDQSMSESRSMQSSMTASQNMEKIDDLLVSLQEQGNNLTRSY